A window of the Deinococcus gobiensis I-0 genome harbors these coding sequences:
- a CDS encoding bifunctional 5,10-methylenetetrahydrofolate dehydrogenase/5,10-methenyltetrahydrofolate cyclohydrolase yields the protein MADAVLKGVRRDLAAWDFQPHLVSVLASADEASRVYVESKSGRARRLGVRFSVRDLGAGATQEGLHAVLQALSHDPDVHGVVLELPLAPGLDADAALLCLAPQKDVEGLTPANLALIAAGREPEALLPPTPRSVRFLLRQALGDDLRGLRAAVIGPGRTVGRPLTFMLNNKGMTVTLCNEHTRDLAGVLAGVDAVVVAVGRAGLLRADQVRPEHVVIDAGINVQEGGEVVGDAEPGLPVRAQTPVPGGVGPLTSALMYQNLVRAVKLQRGEPVE from the coding sequence ATGGCCGACGCCGTGTTGAAAGGCGTGCGCCGCGACCTCGCCGCCTGGGATTTCCAGCCGCATCTGGTGAGCGTGCTGGCCTCGGCCGACGAGGCCTCGCGCGTGTACGTCGAGAGCAAGTCGGGGCGCGCGCGGCGCCTGGGCGTGCGTTTCTCGGTGCGTGACCTGGGGGCCGGGGCCACGCAGGAGGGGCTGCACGCGGTCTTGCAGGCCCTGTCGCACGACCCGGACGTGCACGGCGTGGTGCTGGAACTGCCGCTCGCGCCGGGACTGGACGCCGACGCCGCGCTGCTGTGCCTCGCCCCGCAGAAGGACGTGGAGGGCCTGACCCCGGCCAACCTCGCCCTCATCGCCGCCGGCCGCGAACCCGAGGCCCTGCTGCCGCCCACGCCGCGCTCGGTGCGCTTCCTGCTGAGGCAGGCCCTGGGCGACGACCTGCGCGGCCTGCGGGCCGCCGTGATCGGGCCGGGGCGCACGGTGGGCCGCCCGCTGACCTTCATGCTGAACAACAAGGGCATGACGGTTACGCTGTGCAACGAGCACACCCGCGACCTCGCCGGGGTGCTGGCCGGGGTGGACGCGGTGGTGGTGGCGGTGGGCCGCGCGGGGCTGCTGCGCGCGGATCAGGTGCGCCCGGAGCACGTGGTCATCGACGCGGGCATCAACGTGCAGGAGGGCGGCGAGGTGGTCGGCGACGCCGAGCCCGGCCTGCCGGTGCGCGCCCAGACCCCGGTGCCCGGCGGCGTCGGGCCGCTGACGAGCGCCCTGATGTACCAGAACCTCGTGCGCGCCGTGAAGTTGCAGCGCGGCGAGCCGGTCGAGTGA
- a CDS encoding homoserine O-acetyltransferase family protein: MTVSTRPAPAFVPSPAPVAEAPRRRNALLFRREPLLLDCGQPVNNVRVAYHTYGEAREEATLVLHALTGTSAVHEWWPDFLGEGRPLDPARDYVVCANVLGGCAGTSGPSELPQIAGQDAPLSLRDMARVGRALLEHLGVRRVRVVGASMGGMLAYAWLLECPDLVERAVIVGAPARHSPWAIGLNTAARSAIRAAPGGEGLKVARQIAMLSYRSPESLALTQAGQRRPGVPAVTSYLEYQGEKLQARFCERSYVALTGAMDAFSPSDAELRAVGVPVLVVGITSDVLYPAAEVRACADQLPRATYWELDSPHGHDAFLMDPQELPERVGAFLRG, translated from the coding sequence ATGACGGTGTCGACCCGTCCCGCGCCCGCTTTCGTGCCCTCGCCCGCCCCGGTGGCCGAGGCCCCACGCCGCCGCAACGCGCTGCTGTTCCGCCGCGAGCCGCTGCTGCTCGACTGCGGCCAGCCGGTGAACAACGTGCGGGTGGCCTACCACACCTACGGCGAGGCCCGCGAGGAGGCCACCCTGGTCCTGCACGCCCTGACCGGCACGAGCGCCGTCCACGAGTGGTGGCCCGACTTTCTGGGTGAGGGCCGGCCGCTGGACCCGGCACGCGACTACGTGGTCTGCGCCAATGTGCTGGGCGGCTGCGCGGGCACGTCCGGTCCCTCCGAGTTGCCCCAGATCGCCGGGCAGGACGCGCCCCTGAGCCTGCGCGACATGGCCCGGGTGGGCCGCGCACTCCTGGAACACCTGGGCGTGCGCCGCGTGCGCGTGGTCGGGGCGAGCATGGGCGGCATGCTGGCCTACGCCTGGCTGCTCGAATGCCCCGACCTCGTCGAGCGGGCCGTGATCGTCGGCGCGCCGGCCCGCCACTCGCCCTGGGCCATCGGCCTGAACACGGCGGCCCGCAGCGCCATCCGCGCGGCGCCCGGCGGCGAGGGCCTCAAGGTCGCGCGCCAGATCGCCATGCTCAGCTACCGCAGCCCCGAGAGCCTCGCCCTGACGCAGGCCGGACAGCGCCGCCCCGGCGTGCCCGCCGTGACCTCCTACCTCGAATACCAGGGCGAGAAGCTGCAGGCCCGTTTCTGCGAGCGCAGCTACGTGGCCCTGACCGGCGCGATGGACGCCTTCTCGCCCAGCGACGCCGAGCTGCGTGCGGTGGGGGTGCCGGTGCTGGTCGTGGGCATCACCAGCGACGTGCTGTACCCGGCCGCCGAGGTGCGCGCCTGCGCCGATCAGCTGCCGCGCGCGACCTACTGGGAACTCGACTCGCCGCACGGCCACGACGCCTTCCTGATGGACCCGCAGGAGCTGCCGGAGCGGGTCGGGGCCTTTCTGCGGGGCTGA